The Stigmatella aurantiaca DW4/3-1 genome contains the following window.
AGGTGCGGCGGCAGCATCCACCGGACCACCAACGCCCGGGACGAGAGCGCGCGGGTGCGCAACGCCTGCTGCACCACGGGGGGCATCTGCCGCCAGACCGACAGCACCGGGCAGACGCCGAGCTCTGACAGCACCTGGGCGAATCCCTCGGTGAGCAGCTCCTCGTTGCGCACCTCCACCGCATAGAGCGGCCCCTTCGGCAGCGCCGCGAAGAAGGCGTGGAGGCGCTCGACGAAGCGGGCCGGGCCGCCAAAGCCGCGCGTGTCCTGCGGGGGGAACTGAAAGACGAGCGGACCCGCCTTGTCCCCCAGCCCTTCCACGAAGGGCGCCACCACCATGTCCGCGGCGTAGCTGGCATTCAGGAAGCGGTCGTTCGGCTGTCCCCGGTGGACGCCGTAGCGCTCGTGCGGGGGGTAGCGCGCCAGGGTGCAGACCTCGTGCGCCTTCACCAGGAAACGAAAAGGGGCCGGCACCTGGGCCGCATATTCTGAAAAGGTGATGGCGGAGATGGGGCCATAGAAGGTCCGGTCCACCCCCACCGTGCGCAGGATGGGGTGGCGCGCGTAGGCCGAGAGCCCCTCGCGGGCCAGCGTCGCCTGGGCGGCGTCCCGGCCATAGACGATGCCCGCCCAGCCCGGAAAGGCCCAGGAAGAGGTTCCCAGGTAGATCCCCTGGGGCAGGCGCTCGCCCAGGGCACGCACTTCGTCCGGAACGGACGCGGGTCCCAAGGGCTCCGCCCTGCGCGAGCGGCGAGGGGCGGGCTCGGAGGGGGCGCCAGTGAAGAGGTCCAACTGAGAAAGGTCTCGTGAGGGCATGGGGGGGCTCCAGGACGTCCACGCGTCCCCGCAGGAGTAACGCTGGGACCCATACAATGCACCAGGTTGGGTCCAAATGAGCCAACTCTCTGCGTTGCCCCCTCGTCCCCCAGGCAGCCTCAGGGGGCGGGTTTCACGTCCGTGTTTTGCCCGGCGAGGATCCGCCACTGTCCGGAGCGCTTCTGCATCACATACCTCATCCGGGTGCGGAGCAGCCCCGGCTCGGTGTCTCGCACCCCGGGCGGCAACCCGCTGTGCCCTGTCACCTCGTGGGTCGTATCCACCACGGCGATGTCCTCCTGGGGGAACACGATTTTGCGCACCGTCACCTTGGCCTGACTTCCCTTGAAGAGGGTGGAGAAGATGGCGGCGTGCCGCTGTTCGATCTGCTCCCGGCCTTCAAAGACACTGCCCACGATGTTGATGAAATCGGCGTCCTGCGCGAAGTCCTTGGACCACGCCACCGCGTCCCCGCTGTTCCACGCCTCGGCCTGAACCGCCACGAGCTGCTGGAGGTCCCTTTCGTCCTGCGCGGGGTTGCCATGGGCGCACGCCGTGGAGAAGAGGAACAGCCAGGCCAATACCGGCGCCACCGGAACGAGACGTGTCATGTGTCCATCCAAGAGAAACAGGGGGGGCGGCAGCATGGCACATCCGGCCTGCCGCGCCCCGCCTCTCTGTCTCAAGAAACAAAGAGCAGCCGACACGACTGCTTGACCCAGGTTCGCCGTGTCTCGAGCGTATCGAAGTCGATCAGGATGAACTGGTCGAACAGCCTGGGCATCATCGAGAGCAGGAACAACGAGGACCAGATCTGGGTCAGCGCCAGCCGGAGTTTGTCCTCGGACAGGTGCGGCGTCACCGGGGCAAGCCGCAGGGCCAGATCGCCGAGGAACGCGTTGAGGCGCTGGATGGCGGCGCCGTCGTAGCGTTGATGGACGAGCGCATCGTGGAGGTGCGCATGCGCGATGCGCGGGTAACGTGCGGTGTTGCCCACGACGTCCTCGAGCAAGACTTCAAACGCCTCGCGGATGCCGAGCCCCTCGGCCCGGAGGCGGTCGAAGTCCACGAGCACGTTCCCAAAAGCCTGCTCCAGCGTCTGCTCCAGCGCCTGGGCAATCAGCTTGTCCTTGCTCCGGAAGTAGTAGCTGATGGCCGCGCTGTTCACCTGCGCCTCACGGGCAATCTCCCGGATGCCGGTGGCGTCCAGCCCGTCGCGCTCGATGCAGACGATGGTCGCCCGGAGGATGCGCTCCTGAACGTCCTGCTCCTTGGTACCCATCCCACCAAACCCTTGAAATGACGTGCGTTTCCACGGCGTCCTTGACACCGCTGCCCGATTAAATCTACTGATTCAATCAGGTGATTAATTCCGGAGATTGAATCCTATGACCTACCCTTGTGGCGACAGTAACGCAGGAAGACTCTCCCGGCGAGGCGTGCTGGTGGGGGCGGGGCTGTTCGCCGGCGGAGCCGCGGCGTCAGCGGGAGCGCGGCGCGCGCTGGAGCCAGCGTCGACGGATGTCCCCGGCATCAACCCGCGCAGCACGGACTGGTACGACCTGCGCCTGTCCGGAGACGGGCTGATGGACAACCAGTTGCTGTGGTTTCTGGGCCACGCCACGCACGGGCAGAGCGATGTGGGGGACGTGCTGGAGACGGCCCAGCGCATCCGGCCCGGTGACGAGCGGAGCTGGTTCGAAGCCTGGCTCCAGACAGCGCAGCGGGTTCACGGCACCGCCCGCACCGCTGAAGCGAAGGGCCACCTGCTGAGCGCGGGCCAAGCCTACGCGCGGGCCGCGAACTACTACCGCGCGGCGACGATGCACTACACCGAGACGGCGGATCCGCGGCTGCTCGAGGTGACCCGGAACGCCGCCACCACGTTCGAGAAGTCGAATGCGCTGCTCGGCTATCAGGCCCAATCGCTCGACATTCCCTACGAGAACACCACCCTGCCCGCCTACTTCATCCGCTCGCCGCACGCGAAGCCGAGCGCGCCCATCCTCCTGCTTCACCAGGGCCTGCATGCCTGGCCGGAGGAGACGAAGTGGGTCTGGGAAGGCGCACTCAAGCGGGGCTACCACGTGCTGCTCTTCCACGGGCCCGGCCAGGGACGGGCGCTGCGCGAGAAGGGGCTCTGCTTCCGGCCCGACTGGGAGGAGGCGGTCCGCCCGGTGGTCGATGCGGCCGAGCGCATCAGCGGCGTGGATCCCCGCCGCATCCTCCTGATGGGCCTCTCGTTCGGAGGCGCCCTGGCGCCCCGGGCCGCGGCCTTCGTGCCACGCATTGCCCTGTGCATCGCCAACCCCGGCGTCCTGAGCTGGTGGGAAGCCACCAGCGGGCACTTCAACCGGTTCCTTCCCGGAGTCCTCTCCCTGCTGAAATCGCACCCAACGCAGTTCGACCAGGCGATCCTCGGGCTCGCGGAGCGCTGGCCCACGGCGAAGTACTGGCTGCACGACGTGTTCTGGAAGCATGGGGCCCGGACACCTTCCGAGCTCTTCCGCAAGCTGGAGGAGTTCACGAACGAGTCCACCGTCGACCGCATCCGCTGCCCCGTGCTCATCATGGAGGGAGAGGCGGAGGACGCGTCACCGGGACAATCCCAAAAGCTCTACGACGCGCTGCGGGGGCCCAAACACTTGATGACGTTCACCCGGGACGAGGCCGCGCCCCTGCACTGTCAGGCGGCCTCCGCGGCGCTGGCGGAGCAACGGCTGTTCGACTGGCTCGACGAGAACGTGTGAGACCGGCATGGCCCCCCTCTGTCCTCTCGCGGCCGTCCTCGGCCTCTTGCTCGCCACGGCCCCGGAGGAGGAGCGCGGCAAGCTCAGCATGGTTCCCTTCGTCCTGCCCGCCTACCAGCCGGAGACGAGCTTTCTGCTCGGCAGCGCCGCCTCCCTCGTGTACCAGCCCCCGGCGACGAGCGGCCGCCGGGAGTCCCAGATCCTGCTGGCCGCCGCCGCGAGTGTGCGAGGCCAGTTCACCCTGCTGTTGCAACCGGACGTGTACTTCCAGGACGACCGGCTGAACCTGACGGCCACCGCCAGCGCGGCGCGGTTCCCCGACCGGTTTTTCGGGCTGGGCGCGCGCACGCGGGCCGAGGACGAGGAGACCTTCACCCCCGTCTTCTTTGAACTCGAGGTGAGCCCCAAGTGGCGCGTCGCCCCCCGGCTGTACGTCGGCCCCACCCTGCGATACCAGCACGCGCGCATCACCCGCGTGGCGGAAGGCGGAGCACTCCAGGCCACGACGGGCGCCTCGGGGGGAGCAACGCTCCAGCTTGGCCTCACCGCGCTCTATGACTCACGGGACAACACCCTGAACCCCACGGCGGGCTTCCTGGCACGGCTCAACCTGCGCAGCGCCAACGGGGACTGGGGCTCCGATTACACATTCGGCCTGCTCCGGCTGGATGCCCGCCAGTACCTCCCGCTGCCCTGGGGCGAGCGGCATGTGCTCGCGATGCAGGGCTTGGTGGAGCTGCGCCGCGGCGAGCCTCCCTTCTATGACACCGGACGGCTCGGGGGCATGGAGATGAGCCGGGGGCACCTGGAGGGGCGCTTCCGCGAGCGCCAGCACCTCGCCGCGCAGCTCGAGTACCGCGCCCCCCTCTTCTGGCGCCTTGGCGGGGTGGCCTTCGCCTCGGCGACGACGGTGGCCCGGAGCCCGGGGGCCTTCACCCTCCGGGACCTCAAGCCCGCGGGAGGCCTGGGACTGAGGTTCGCCCCCCTCAGCGACGTGCCGGTCAACCTCCGGCTCGACGTGGCCTACGGCACGGACATGAGCTTCTACCTGAACCTCGGCGAAGCCTTCTAACCTGCCCACGCTAACTTCGGGGAGCGCCGGAACAGGGGCTCGAAGGCGGTCTGCCCTCTGGGTTCGACCGATCGAACGAAAAGCACCGGCTCCCCCGGCGGCGCCGGAGCCTCCCTCAGGTGACAGGCCGCGAGTTCCAGGGCCAGCGCGTCTTGAATGTCGCTGCTCACCGCCCGGCCCGACTTCGTCAGGAGCAGCAGCAGCAGCCGCCGATCGCCCGCCTCGGCCTCTCGCTGCACGAACCCCTGACGCTCCAAGCGATCGAGCAGCCCGGTAATGACCGCGGGGGTGACGGCGGGACATCACTCCCAAAACCTTGCGCGCGGCCTCTCTGGATGGCTCGTCCCGGTTCATGATCCCCCCTGGGAATATTTTCTTTCCAAGGCAAACCATCCGTGAAGCAAAAGGTCTTGCGCGTTTCCTGCTCCGCTCAGTGGAACGACGCGCTTTCGCGGATGCCCTTTTGCCGCCGGGTTGAACCAGCCGGGCGAGTTCCCATCCCGGCCCAGCGCGGAGCCCATTCTTAATTTCGGCGGATGAACCTGAACCACACGTTGCGAAGCCTCGTTCTGGGCATGCCCAAGATGCTGCGCGGACGTCCGGGCGAACGCGCGGGAGAAGAGCGGCTCATCCAGCACCGGCTCGCGCTGAGCCGCGTGGCCCCCCTGGTGGTCATGAGCCCCGCCTTCGTGAAAGGGAGCCACATCCCCGTGGCGTACACCGCGGATGGGGCGGGCCTCAGTCCCCCGCTGCGCTGGGGCGCGGGCCCCCCGGGCACCCGCTCGTGGGTGGTGTGGATGGAGGATCCCGATGCCCCCACCCCCCAGCCCTTCATCCACTGGCTCGTCGCGGATCTCTCCTCCGAGCGGGATTCGCTCCCCGAGGGCATTCCCGCGCAGGGCGCGGATGTGGCAGTGCAAGGCCGCAACAGCCTCTTGCGCGTGGGGTACACCGGGTGCGCTCCCCCCCGGGGAGACCTCCCCCACCGCTACCACCTCCAGGTGCTGGCACTCGACCGGAGCTTGGATCTCGAACCGGGCTTTGGCCGCCGGGAGCTCTTCCGGGCCATGCGCGGTCACGTGCTCGGCTTTGGCGAGACGGTAGGGGTCTACTCGCGCCCCGGGTGAAACCGCCTCCCCAGGGCTGAAAGAGACGGGGGGCTTGGCCTCCTGCCTGACCGCCGAGCGCCTCCGCACCCGGGGGTGGGCGGGCACCGTGTTTTCGACGTCTCGGCCGCGCCCCTCCTCTTTGCCTGGCAAAACGAGCGGGGTGAGCACACACCTCCCTGCGATAGGGGGGGGATCAAACATGTGTGGAATCGCGGGGTGGGTCGATTTCGATCGAGACCTGACACGGGAGCGCGTCATCGCGGAGGGGATGACGCAGACAATGCACCACCGGGGCCCCGATGATTCAGGCCTGTGGTTGGCACCCCAGGCCGCCCTGGGGCACCGGCGCCTGTCCATCATCGATCTGAAGGGGGGGCGCCAGCCCATGGTGGCCCAGGAGGAGGGCAAGCCCGTGGCGGTGCTCGTCTATACCGGCGAGGTCTACAACTTCCGGGAGCTGCGCTCGGAACTCGTGTCGCTCGGCCGCACCTTCCGCACGCAAAGCGACACCGAGGTGGTCCTGGAGGCTTACCGCCACTGGGGAGAGGCGTTCGTCGAGCGCCTCAACGGCATGTATGCCTTCGCCCTTTGGAACGTGCGCGAGCAAAGGCTGTTGCTCGTCCGCGACCGCATGGGCATCAAACCCCTCTATTACTACCCCACGCCCCACGGCGTGCTGTTCGGCTCGGAGCCCAAGGCCATCCTGGCCAATCCCAGGATACAAGCCCAGGTGGACGAGGACGGCCTGCGGGAGGTGCTCGCGTTCATCAAGACGCCGGGCGAGGCCATCTTCCGCGGCATGCGCGAGGTGCGGCCGGGCCACGTGGTGACGGTGACGCGCGGGGGCCTCCAGGATCGGACGTATTGGAGGCTCGAGGCGCGGCCGCACACCGATGACCTGAAGACCACGGTGCGCACCGTCCGCGAACTGCTCGAGGACATCGTCGCGCGGCAGCTCATCTCCGATGTGCCGCTGTGCACCCTGCTGTCCGGGGGCCTGGACTCCAGCGTCATCACCGCGCTGGCGCAGCGCGCCTTGATGGCTCAAGGCGCCGGGCCCGTGCGCTCGTTCGCCGTGGACTTCGTCCACAACGCGCGCGACTTCACGCCCGATGAGATACGGGCCACGCCCGACGCCCCCTTCGTGGCGGACGTGGCCGCGCATGTCCACTCGCACCACACCGACATCGTCCTGTCGGCGGGTGAACTGGCGGATCCCCAGGTCCGCGCCACCGTGCTGCACGCGAGGGATGTGCCCATCAGCCTGGGGGACCTGGACACCTCGATGTACCTGCTCTTCCGCGCCATCCGCCAACACTCCACCGTCGCGCTCTCCGGCGAGTCCGCAGACGAGGTGTTCGGTGGCTACGCCTGGTTCCATCACCCGCAGGCGATCGCGGCCAACACCTTCCCCTGGCATTCCATGCCGTTGCAGCTCTTCGGCGTGCCCGAGTACGCCCTCGCCCCCGGGCTGCTGCTGCGGCTCAACATGAAGGCGTACCTCCAGGCGCGCTACCAGGAGGCGCTCGCCGAGGTTCCCCGGTTGGCGGGAGAGAGGGGATTGGAGCGGCGCATGCGCGAGGTGTTCTACCTGCACCTCACGCGCTTCTTGCAGGTGCTGCTCGACCGCAAGGATCGCACGAGCATGGCCACGGGCCTGGAGGTGCGCGTGCCGTTCTGCGACCACCGTCTGGTGGAGTACCTGTTCAATGTCCCTTGGTCGATGAAGACCTTCGATGGCAAGGAGAAGAGCCTCCTCCGGGCAGCCACCGCGGACCTGTTGCCGAAGTCCGTGCTGGAGCGGCGCAAGAGCCCCTACCCCTCCACGAAGGATCCCGAGTACACGCACCTGCTGCGAGGCCAGTTCACCGCGATGCTCGACAAGGCCCACGCCCCGGTGAAGCCGATGCTCAACGCGGCCCACTCGCGCATCCTCGCGCACGAGCCCCTGGAGAACGCCCCACCGTGGACGAGGCTGAGCCTGGAGCAGGTGTTGATGCTCAACGCGTGGCTCGAGGACTACGGCGTGAAGCAGGTGTCCTCTCCCTCCGGGGTCCCCGGTGCCCCCACGAACGCTGTGCGGGAGCGCGCGGGCGAGCCGATGCCGGGTCTGTAACCTCCCGGAATCCGGGGCCCCTCTGGCGTCCTATACCTTGAGCCGGATGGCCCCCGGCAGGATGGTCATCTTGGCGGGCAGGCGGCCGGGAACCTCTCCGTCCACCTCGATGAGCACCTCCTGGCCATCCTCGCTCTCCGCCTCGAACGAGCGGCACTGGAGCTGCCGGGTCCCCTTCCACGTCACGTGCTCGCCGCTGTAGACGCCCTTGGACTTGAAGATGAAGTCGTTCAGCCCGTAGCCACTCCAGACCGTGACATTGAACAGCCCATCATGGGTCAGCGCCCCAGGGGCCACGCACATGCCGCTGCCGAAGTAGCGCCCGTTGGCCACCGCCACCGCGGTGACGGACACCGGCTCCTGCGTCCCCGCGTCCGCGCGGAAGCGCACCACGGGCGCGGAGTACTTGATCAACCCCTTCACCGTGCCCCACACGAAGCTCAGGTTTCCGCCCAGCGCCTTGCTGCTCTTGTTCACCTCGTGCGCCACCACCGCGCTCACGCCGAAGGAGGCGATGTTGGCGAAATAGCGCTGCTCCGGCTTGCCCTCGTGGTTGACGTACTCGATGAGCCCCACGTCGAAGGGCTCCGTCTCACCGGAGCTCAGCCGCGCCAGCGCCGAGTCCAGTTCGAGATCCCACCCGAACGCCCGCCGGAAGTCGCCTCCCGTCCCCCGGGGGATGACGCCCAGGGCGGCCCGCGGGTTGATGGCGCGCCCCTCGAGGAAGAAACCGTTGACCACCTCGTTGATGGTGCCGTCCCCTCCCACCGCGACGACGCACTCGTAGCCGTCCTGGACGGCCTTCCGGGCAATCCGCGCCGCATCCATGGCGCCCTCGGTGAACCCGTGCCCGAACTCGCCGATGGCCCGGCCCACCTGGGCGGAGAGCTCCGCCCAGCGTTTGCCGGTCTGTCCCCCGGCGCTGCGCGGGTTGACCACGAGGAACGTCTTCATTCAGCCGCTCTCCTCCTGCCTGATAGGGGGGCGTTACCATACCCTGCCCAGGAGGAGATACGGCCAGCGCTCGATGAAGGGCCTCCCGGGCTCAGGCGCGCAGGTTTCCCTCGAAGACCGTCACCGCGACCCCTCCAATCCGGGCCCGGGACACCGCCCCCGCCTCCCCCAGGACCTCCAGGTCCACCCGTCCGGGCTTGCCCATGGCATCCCCCTGCTCCACACGCGCGCGCAGCACCTCTCCTGGACGGGGCGCCTTCAGAACGCCGTGCGTCACGAGGTAGACGGCCAGGACCCCGCTGGCCGAGCCCGTCACGGGGTCCTCGGGAATTCCAAAGGCCGGCGCGAAGAAGCGCGACTGGACCGCATGCTGGGGGTCCACGGTCTCGCGGGTGAAGAGGAACACGCCCCGGATGCCGTGCGGCACCGTGGCCTCGACCAGCGGCTGGCTCCGCGGGAACAGCGTCCAGAGCTCGTCGCGGCGCGCGATGGGAACGAAGAGTTTGTAGCCCGTGAACTGAACCGGCAGCGAGCGGTCCACCATCTGCACCGTTCCCCCGAGCAGCGGCATCACCGTCTCGATGGGA
Protein-coding sequences here:
- a CDS encoding DUF72 domain-containing protein: MPSRDLSQLDLFTGAPSEPAPRRSRRAEPLGPASVPDEVRALGERLPQGIYLGTSSWAFPGWAGIVYGRDAAQATLAREGLSAYARHPILRTVGVDRTFYGPISAITFSEYAAQVPAPFRFLVKAHEVCTLARYPPHERYGVHRGQPNDRFLNASYAADMVVAPFVEGLGDKAGPLVFQFPPQDTRGFGGPARFVERLHAFFAALPKGPLYAVEVRNEELLTEGFAQVLSELGVCPVLSVWRQMPPVVQQALRTRALSSRALVVRWMLPPHLGYEEARARYAPFHHLVDEDTVTREALAGVCAAASRKGLPTFVIINNKAEGSAPRSALKLAGSIDAVLSSQKGDLQG
- a CDS encoding SgcJ/EcaC family oxidoreductase, with the translated sequence MTRLVPVAPVLAWLFLFSTACAHGNPAQDERDLQQLVAVQAEAWNSGDAVAWSKDFAQDADFINIVGSVFEGREQIEQRHAAIFSTLFKGSQAKVTVRKIVFPQEDIAVVDTTHEVTGHSGLPPGVRDTEPGLLRTRMRYVMQKRSGQWRILAGQNTDVKPAP
- a CDS encoding TetR/AcrR family transcriptional regulator, which encodes MGTKEQDVQERILRATIVCIERDGLDATGIREIAREAQVNSAAISYYFRSKDKLIAQALEQTLEQAFGNVLVDFDRLRAEGLGIREAFEVLLEDVVGNTARYPRIAHAHLHDALVHQRYDGAAIQRLNAFLGDLALRLAPVTPHLSEDKLRLALTQIWSSLFLLSMMPRLFDQFILIDFDTLETRRTWVKQSCRLLFVS
- a CDS encoding alpha/beta hydrolase family protein, with the protein product MTYPCGDSNAGRLSRRGVLVGAGLFAGGAAASAGARRALEPASTDVPGINPRSTDWYDLRLSGDGLMDNQLLWFLGHATHGQSDVGDVLETAQRIRPGDERSWFEAWLQTAQRVHGTARTAEAKGHLLSAGQAYARAANYYRAATMHYTETADPRLLEVTRNAATTFEKSNALLGYQAQSLDIPYENTTLPAYFIRSPHAKPSAPILLLHQGLHAWPEETKWVWEGALKRGYHVLLFHGPGQGRALREKGLCFRPDWEEAVRPVVDAAERISGVDPRRILLMGLSFGGALAPRAAAFVPRIALCIANPGVLSWWEATSGHFNRFLPGVLSLLKSHPTQFDQAILGLAERWPTAKYWLHDVFWKHGARTPSELFRKLEEFTNESTVDRIRCPVLIMEGEAEDASPGQSQKLYDALRGPKHLMTFTRDEAAPLHCQAASAALAEQRLFDWLDENV
- a CDS encoding BamA/TamA family outer membrane protein encodes the protein MAPLCPLAAVLGLLLATAPEEERGKLSMVPFVLPAYQPETSFLLGSAASLVYQPPATSGRRESQILLAAAASVRGQFTLLLQPDVYFQDDRLNLTATASAARFPDRFFGLGARTRAEDEETFTPVFFELEVSPKWRVAPRLYVGPTLRYQHARITRVAEGGALQATTGASGGATLQLGLTALYDSRDNTLNPTAGFLARLNLRSANGDWGSDYTFGLLRLDARQYLPLPWGERHVLAMQGLVELRRGEPPFYDTGRLGGMEMSRGHLEGRFRERQHLAAQLEYRAPLFWRLGGVAFASATTVARSPGAFTLRDLKPAGGLGLRFAPLSDVPVNLRLDVAYGTDMSFYLNLGEAF
- a CDS encoding YbhB/YbcL family Raf kinase inhibitor-like protein; the protein is MNLNHTLRSLVLGMPKMLRGRPGERAGEERLIQHRLALSRVAPLVVMSPAFVKGSHIPVAYTADGAGLSPPLRWGAGPPGTRSWVVWMEDPDAPTPQPFIHWLVADLSSERDSLPEGIPAQGADVAVQGRNSLLRVGYTGCAPPRGDLPHRYHLQVLALDRSLDLEPGFGRRELFRAMRGHVLGFGETVGVYSRPG
- the asnB gene encoding asparagine synthase (glutamine-hydrolyzing) — protein: MCGIAGWVDFDRDLTRERVIAEGMTQTMHHRGPDDSGLWLAPQAALGHRRLSIIDLKGGRQPMVAQEEGKPVAVLVYTGEVYNFRELRSELVSLGRTFRTQSDTEVVLEAYRHWGEAFVERLNGMYAFALWNVREQRLLLVRDRMGIKPLYYYPTPHGVLFGSEPKAILANPRIQAQVDEDGLREVLAFIKTPGEAIFRGMREVRPGHVVTVTRGGLQDRTYWRLEARPHTDDLKTTVRTVRELLEDIVARQLISDVPLCTLLSGGLDSSVITALAQRALMAQGAGPVRSFAVDFVHNARDFTPDEIRATPDAPFVADVAAHVHSHHTDIVLSAGELADPQVRATVLHARDVPISLGDLDTSMYLLFRAIRQHSTVALSGESADEVFGGYAWFHHPQAIAANTFPWHSMPLQLFGVPEYALAPGLLLRLNMKAYLQARYQEALAEVPRLAGERGLERRMREVFYLHLTRFLQVLLDRKDRTSMATGLEVRVPFCDHRLVEYLFNVPWSMKTFDGKEKSLLRAATADLLPKSVLERRKSPYPSTKDPEYTHLLRGQFTAMLDKAHAPVKPMLNAAHSRILAHEPLENAPPWTRLSLEQVLMLNAWLEDYGVKQVSSPSGVPGAPTNAVRERAGEPMPGL
- a CDS encoding diacylglycerol/lipid kinase family protein, with translation MKTFLVVNPRSAGGQTGKRWAELSAQVGRAIGEFGHGFTEGAMDAARIARKAVQDGYECVVAVGGDGTINEVVNGFFLEGRAINPRAALGVIPRGTGGDFRRAFGWDLELDSALARLSSGETEPFDVGLIEYVNHEGKPEQRYFANIASFGVSAVVAHEVNKSSKALGGNLSFVWGTVKGLIKYSAPVVRFRADAGTQEPVSVTAVAVANGRYFGSGMCVAPGALTHDGLFNVTVWSGYGLNDFIFKSKGVYSGEHVTWKGTRQLQCRSFEAESEDGQEVLIEVDGEVPGRLPAKMTILPGAIRLKV
- a CDS encoding PhzF family phenazine biosynthesis protein, whose protein sequence is MRVSIVDAFTRTPGAGNRAGVVLEAAKLEAAEMQRIAASVAASETAFVVSAPAEGRVRLRYFSPVAEVDFCGHATVAALHVLSEQGLLARQGPCQLECSVGTYSVELEPVDAQHSRAWIVTPQTPWKDSPVPIETVMPLLGGTVQMVDRSLPVQFTGYKLFVPIARRDELWTLFPRSQPLVEATVPHGIRGVFLFTRETVDPQHAVQSRFFAPAFGIPEDPVTGSASGVLAVYLVTHGVLKAPRPGEVLRARVEQGDAMGKPGRVDLEVLGEAGAVSRARIGGVAVTVFEGNLRA